The following is a genomic window from Bacteroidia bacterium.
GATCAAACTCATGAAGCTGCCCGTAGGTTTTTTTGACAGTAAAAAAACCGGCGACCTTATGCAGCGGATTGGCGATCACCGTAGGATTGAGCTATTTCTCACAGATGCCGTGCTCAATTCCCTGTTTTCAATTTTCACCCTCCTCATGCTGGGTTTTGTACTCGCGGTGTACAGTCTGCCCGTATTTTTCATTTTCCTCACCGGAAGCCTTTTATATATCGGCTGGATTTTACTTTTCCTGAAAAAAAGAGCACAACTCGATCACCGGAGTTTTGCCCAGATGGCAGCAGAACAAAGCAATATCATCCAGCTAATCACCGGGATGCAGGAAATTAAACTCAACAATATTGAAAGGCCGCGAAGGTGGGAATGGGAGCGCATTCAGGCAAAACTTTTTCGCATCAACCTCAAAAAACTCAGTCTCACCCAATACCAGCAAGGCGGTGCGCGCTTTTTTAATCAGATACAGAATATCCTCATCATCTTTGTTTCGGCGAAAGCGGTCATAGAAGGAGAGATGACCATCGGCATGATGATGGCAATCACCTATATCGCAGGGCAATTAAATACCCCCATTGGGCAGCTCATTTCTTTTGTGCAGCAGGCCCAGGACGCAAAAATCAGCCTCGAACGACTGGGAGAAATTCACAATAGTCCCGATGAAGATGAAGCAGGCGGAATCGGAAATGCCCTCATGCCTGCTGACAGAAGTATTCATATTCAAAACCTCAGTTTTCGCTATGGAGGGACGGAAAGCGCAGAGGTATTAAAGCAGTTGAATATTCACATCCCCAAAGGCAAAATTACCGCCATCGTAGGAGCAAGCGGGAGCGGAAAAACAACCCTGATCAAATTACTGTTAAAATTTTACCCCCCGACACAAGGGCAGATCCTCGTAGGAAATACGAGGCTGGAGGACATTCTCAACCGCACATGGAGAGGCAGTTGTGGCGTTGTCATGCAGGACGGCTTTATCTTTTCAGACACCGTCGCCAACAATATCGCGATGGAGGAAAATATCGATAAATACCGCCTCCAGCAAGCCGTAGCCATTGCCAATATCCGCACATTCATCGACGAATTGCCCCTGGGATTTAATACCAAAATCGGGCAGGAAGGCATGGGGCTGAGCGGGGGGCAAAAACAGCGGATTCTGATTGCCCGGGCGGTGTATAAAAACCCCGACTATCTGTTTTTCGACGAAGCCACCAGCGCGTTGGATGCTACAAATGAAAGGCAGATTATGGAAAACCTGGAAAGATTTTTTGTCGGGAAAACCGTAATCATTGTTGCCCACAGACTGAGCACGGTAAAAAATGCAGATCAGATCATCGTACTGGAAAACGGAAAAGTTGTAGAAACCGGGCATCATAAGGCCCTGGTTGACGATCGCGGGCAGTATTATTCACTGATCAAAAACCAGTTGGAACTCGGAAACTAATGACAGAAAACACCTATCATAACGGCCACAGCCTCGATTCACCCAAAATCGAATTATACAGCGAGGAAGTGCAGGAAATCATGGGAGCGATTCCCCACTGGATTATCCGGAGAGGAATGATCATGATGTTGGCGGTAGTTTTGGGATTGCTGGCCCTGTCTGTAGTGGTTCATTATCCCGATATGATTTCGGCCCGGATAACCCTGACCACAGCATCTCCTCCTGTCAGAATCTTTGCCCGGAGCAGTGGCAAAATCACCCAATTGATGGTTGAGAATCAGGCCATAGTAACCGAAGGAACCTATCTCGCTGTCATTGAAAACGCAGCAAATACCGCTTCCGTTTTTGCACTTGAAAAACTAATCGCCCATCTTCCTTCTGACAAAACCCAATTCTCCGTCTGGCCGGGTTTCGACGATTTGGGAGAATTGCAGAGCACCTATTCGGCCTTCATCCATGCGCTGGAAAACGACCAGTTTTACACCCAGAGCAGCACCTTTCGCGGCACACAGGAGCAGTTATTGTCAGCACAGGCAGAAGAATTGGTGGCAATGAACCAGAATCTCGAAGAGCAGTTGGGTTTCCGGCAGCGGGAAACAGCGATTGCCCGGGCGCAATTTAGCGCCTCGGAGACCCTGTACGCCGAAGGAGCCATCTCCAAAGTAGAGCTCGAATCCAAAGAAGCAGCCCTGCTGCAGAAGGAGCTGGCGGGGAAACAATTACATTCGCAGATATTTCAGAACAACATCCAGATCAGCGAGTATCGGAAGCGTATTCAGGAACTGCGGCAGGAAAATCTGCATTCAGGCTTTGCGCTGAGTCTGAGCATCAGCGACGCCTTACAGCAGTTGACCGCAGGGATTGACAACTGGAAACAAAACTACCTGATTGTCGCCCCTAAAAAAGGCAGAGTAGAATATCTCGATATCTGGGCGGAAAACCAGTATGTAAAAGCAGGAGATGAAGTGATCAGCATTGTCCCGGATTCGGATGAAGTTTTGGGGAAAGCCATTGTATCAGCATTTAATGCCGGCAAAATCCAGAATGGCCAGCGGGTAAACATCAGGCTTGACAATTACGATTACCGCGAATTTGGCATGCTCACGGGCGAAGTCCGCAATATCTCCAGCCTCGCAAAAGACGGGCAGTATGTGCTTGACATCCAGCTAAATTCGGGCCTTCAGACCACACACAACACGACCATTCGATTCCAGTCAGAGATGACAGGCCAGGCCGAGATCATCACCCGCGACATCAGCCTGCTGGACAGGATTTTTTTCCAGTTTCGGGAGTTGTTGACGCCAATGTTAGCTAATGGTTAATGGTTAATGGTTAATGGTTAATGGTTAATGGTTAATGGTTAATGGTTAATGGTTAATGGTTAATGGTTAATGGTTAATGGTTAATGGTTAATGGTTAATGGTTAATGGTTAATGGTTAATGGTTAATGGTTAATGGTTAATGGTTAATGGTTAATGGTTAATGGTTAATGGTTAATGGTTAATGGTTAATGGTTAATGGTTAATGGTTAATGGTTAATGGTTAATGGTTAATGGTTAATGGTTAATGGTTAATGGTTAATGGTTAATGGTTAATGGTTAATGGTTAATGGTTAATGGTTAATGGTTAATGGTTAATGGTTAATGGTTAATGGTTAATGGTTAATGGTTAATGGTTAATGGTTAATGGTTAATGGTTAATGGTTAATGGTTAATGGTTAATGGTTAATGGTTAATGGTTAATGGTTAATGGTTAATGGTTAATGGTTAATGGTTAATGGTTAATGGTTAATGGTTAATGGTTAATGGTTAATGGTTAATGGTTAATGGTTAATGGTTAATGGTTAATGGTTAATGGTTAATGGTTAATGGTTAATGGTTAATGGTTAATGGTTAATGGTTAATGGTTAATGGTTAATGGTTAATAGCTAATGGCTAATAGCTAATAGCTAATAGCTAATTTGGGGTAGAAACCCCAGCGAAACCTGCGAGTTCCTCTTCAAAGTAGCGCGCAACGGCGCATTTCCGGTGGTTTCGACTCCGCTCAACCACCGGGTTTTGGCCGATCGGCCACCGGGTTTTGGCCTCCGGCCCCAAAGAAACCCGCGAGTTCCTCTTTCAAAGAGGGACGGGCTTCGAGCCTCCTCAGCCA
Proteins encoded in this region:
- a CDS encoding peptidase domain-containing ABC transporter, with translation MAGFPYYKQLDAMDCGPTCVRMISRHYGRHYTLKTLREKSTVDREGISLQGISEIAEAIGFRSLGVRLDFEKLANEAPLPTIAHWNQNHFVVVYKIKNDKVYVADPAYGMLVYSKQDFLKGWASDREKGAESGILLLMEPGPDFMDREEEKPDKSSFQFLFRYVFQFRKYLTQLFLGLILGSLLQLIFPFLTQAVVDFGVGTRNVGFVYLILIAQLVLFASQMAMQFIQAWILIHLSTRINISILSDFLIKLMKLPVGFFDSKKTGDLMQRIGDHRRIELFLTDAVLNSLFSIFTLLMLGFVLAVYSLPVFFIFLTGSLLYIGWILLFLKKRAQLDHRSFAQMAAEQSNIIQLITGMQEIKLNNIERPRRWEWERIQAKLFRINLKKLSLTQYQQGGARFFNQIQNILIIFVSAKAVIEGEMTIGMMMAITYIAGQLNTPIGQLISFVQQAQDAKISLERLGEIHNSPDEDEAGGIGNALMPADRSIHIQNLSFRYGGTESAEVLKQLNIHIPKGKITAIVGASGSGKTTLIKLLLKFYPPTQGQILVGNTRLEDILNRTWRGSCGVVMQDGFIFSDTVANNIAMEENIDKYRLQQAVAIANIRTFIDELPLGFNTKIGQEGMGLSGGQKQRILIARAVYKNPDYLFFDEATSALDATNERQIMENLERFFVGKTVIIVAHRLSTVKNADQIIVLENGKVVETGHHKALVDDRGQYYSLIKNQLELGN
- a CDS encoding HlyD family efflux transporter periplasmic adaptor subunit, translated to MTENTYHNGHSLDSPKIELYSEEVQEIMGAIPHWIIRRGMIMMLAVVLGLLALSVVVHYPDMISARITLTTASPPVRIFARSSGKITQLMVENQAIVTEGTYLAVIENAANTASVFALEKLIAHLPSDKTQFSVWPGFDDLGELQSTYSAFIHALENDQFYTQSSTFRGTQEQLLSAQAEELVAMNQNLEEQLGFRQRETAIARAQFSASETLYAEGAISKVELESKEAALLQKELAGKQLHSQIFQNNIQISEYRKRIQELRQENLHSGFALSLSISDALQQLTAGIDNWKQNYLIVAPKKGRVEYLDIWAENQYVKAGDEVISIVPDSDEVLGKAIVSAFNAGKIQNGQRVNIRLDNYDYREFGMLTGEVRNISSLAKDGQYVLDIQLNSGLQTTHNTTIRFQSEMTGQAEIITRDISLLDRIFFQFRELLTPMLANG